A region of the Candidatus Methylomirabilis oxygeniifera genome:
GGACACCGTGAGCGGACCGATACTCCGCCTCGAGAGCGTCAAGGTGGCATACGACGGTATGCTGGTCCTTGATACGCCGTTACTGGAGGTCCAGGAGGGCGAGACCTTAGCTATTATCGGCCCGAACGGGGCAGGTAAATCGACACTGCTTCGGCTCCTCGGACTGTTGGAGCGCCCTACCGAGGGGCGCATCTTCTTCAGGGAGCGGCCGGTTCAGCCGTATGGCAATCTGCTGGTGGAGCGCCGCCGCATGGCGAGCGTCTTCCAGGAGCCGTTGCTGACCAGCGGAACCGTGGAGGACAACGTGGCGCTTGGGCTCAGGCTCCGGCGCATCGATTCCACCGAGGTGCGCAGGCGCGTTCAGGAGAGCATGGCCACGCTTGGCATCGAGCATCTGGCCACACGGCGGACTCGGACCCTTTCGGGAGGTGAGGCTCAACGGGTGAGTCTGGCACGGGCCCTGGTTCTCGACCCGGAGGTGTTTCTGCTGGATGAGCCATTCGCAGCACTCGATCCTCCGACCCGCGAGGGGCTGCTGCTTGACCTCAAAGCGATTCTCGATAAACGACGGATTACCACGATCTTTGTCACCCACGATCGAAATGAGGCGTTGGCGCTTGGTGATCAGGTCGCCGTCATGATCGGTGGGCGGGTAGTGCAGATGGAGGCGCCAGAGCGGGTCTTTGGCGAGCCTGTCAACGAGGAGGTGGCCCGCTTCGTCGGCATCGAAACGATTCTCCGTGGCCACGTGCAGTCCGTCGGCCAGGGGCTCGCCACTGTTGAGATCCCGGGTTGGACCCTGGAGGTGGCCGAACCGTTGACGCCCGGGGAGCGCGTACTGGTCTGCCTCAGGCCGGAGGAGATTACGCTGTTCCCCCGCGGAGCAACCCTGACTACCTCCAGTGCGCGGAATCAGCTCTACGGCAAAGTCATCCGTCATCTTCCGGCCGGCTCCACCTATCGGGTGACGATCGACTGCGGTGTCCCGATTGTGGCGACAGTGACGCGACAGTCGTGGGAGCAACTCGGCCTGGAGGATGGGGCGGAGGTTGTTGCCGCATTCAAGGCCACTGCTCTTCATGTCATCCACTGCATTTGACGATTTTTGTCCTTGACTTTCGTCCCATGTTTGAGTAGGTTAGAATCAAAATGGGATGTCCCTCACAACATATGCCCGCCTTGACATACGAGCAGTTCAGCCTGCCGACGCTGAGATGCGCTCGTCAGTATGAACCTTTCGACGTTGAGTTCCATTCAGTGACGACGCGCCGCCATCGCGGTCAAAATCCACCCGAGAGGAGGTAAAAGATGGAGGAGACGGAAGCACAACTCTTTGCTCGTCTCAGGGAGGAGAATCCGGAGTTCCAGCGACTGGCCGAAAAGCACCGGGAATTCGATCTGAAGATCAGTGAGTTGGACCGGATCTATTACCTGACGAGCGAGCAGGAGCGAAAGCGGAAGGAGCTACAAAAGCTCAAGTTGACAATCAAAGATCAGATGCACGTGATTATGCGTCAACACCAGCGCAATCACACGCCGGCCACGTCCCAAAAATGAAGCGGCTGACTCACGTCGACCGACATGGCCAAGCCCGCATGGTCGATATCACCGAGAAAGATGAAACCAGGCGGGAGGCCGTGGCCAGAGGCACCATCACCATGCAGCCAGGAACGCTTCGCATGATTGAGAAGGGGAGGGTTCCGAAGGGCGATGTCCTGGCGGCTGCCAGGCTCGCCGGGCTCATGGCGGCAAAAAGGGTGCCTGACCTCATTCCACTCTGTCATCCCCTCCTCGTTTCCAGTGCCGAAGTCGAGTTCACGCCGGTCGAGAAGGCAGGACGCCTGGACATCGAATCACGGGTCAAAGTCACCGGGCGAACCGGGGCTGAGATGGAAGCGCTGACGGCCGTGGCGATGGCGGCCTTGACTGTCTACGATATGTGCAAAGCGGTGGACAAGGAGATGGTGATCGGCGCAATCCGTCTGATCGGGAAGACAGGGGGGAAGAGCGGAGCGTATCGTCGGTCTGGCGAGAACGGAGCTGGAGTCTGAGAGACTCCCGCAAAGGATTCAGTACCCGAGCGCGTATACGGCACTGACGATGTCTTCAGGATTGAGGACAGCATTCGTTTATACCTCGCGGTTCCTGGAGTTTGACTACGGACCGGGGCATCCCCTTCGCAATGAGCGGCTTGGGCTCACCTACGATTTGATCGGCGCCTGCGAGTTGCTGTCCACTTCCTCCACCTGCTCTGTCGAACCTGAACCTGCCACTGACGATGAACTCTTGGTCTTTCTCAAGCCGGACTACCTGAATGCTCTCAAAGGGGCCGACACCGGTTACGCTCCCATAGACACGTTCCGATACGGTCTCGGCACCCCCGATAACCCGATCCTGCCAGGCATCTACCGGTGGTCTGCGTTGGTGGCCGGTGCCTCGCTACGCGCGATGCGCATGGTGGAATCGGGGGAGGTGAGGACAGCGTTCAACATCTCCGGGGGGCTCCACCATGCCGGATCGGGAAGGGCCTCGGGATTTTGTTATATCAATGATGCCGCGCTGATCATCGCCGATCTGTGCCGGCGTGGGCACCGGGTGGCCTACGTAGACATTGATGCGCACCACGGCGATGGTGTCCAGTGGGCATTCTACGACACGGATCAGGTGTTGACTATTTCGATTCACGAGGGCGGCAACACGCTGTTTCCCGGCACCGGGTTCGTGGGCGAAATTGGTGAAGGAAAAGGGGAGGGGTATTCAGCGAATATTCCCCTCCCGCCTTCGGCAGACGACGAGATCTTTCTCTGGTGTTTCAACGAAGTGGTCCCGTCTTTGGTGAACGCCTTTCAGCCTGATATCCTGATCACCCAGCTTGGCATCGACGCCCATCGGACCGATCCCCTCTCTCACATTGGGATCAGCCTTGGGGCGTTTGTTCAGGCAGTCCGGCGTCTGAAAGATCTCTGCGGCCGATGGGTAGCGCTCGGCGGAGGCGGCTATGACCTGAGGAACGTTGCTCGCGCATGGACCGCTGCTTGGGCTGTTATGAATGATCGTGAACTTCCGGCCTCGCTTCCACAATCCTTCCTGACTCGGCATAAGGGAATCGAGT
Encoded here:
- the moaC gene encoding molybdenum cofactor biosynthesis protein C (Evidence 2a : Function of homologous gene experimentally demonstrated in an other organism; PubMedId : 10339814, 11545279, 9061023, 9698384; Product type pe : putative enzyme), giving the protein MKRLTHVDRHGQARMVDITEKDETRREAVARGTITMQPGTLRMIEKGRVPKGDVLAAARLAGLMAAKRVPDLIPLCHPLLVSSAEVEFTPVEKAGRLDIESRVKVTGRTGAEMEALTAVAMAALTVYDMCKAVDKEMVIGAIRLIGKTGGKSGAYRRSGENGAGV
- a CDS encoding Histone deacetylase/AcuC/AphA family protein, whose translation is MSSGLRTAFVYTSRFLEFDYGPGHPLRNERLGLTYDLIGACELLSTSSTCSVEPEPATDDELLVFLKPDYLNALKGADTGYAPIDTFRYGLGTPDNPILPGIYRWSALVAGASLRAMRMVESGEVRTAFNISGGLHHAGSGRASGFCYINDAALIIADLCRRGHRVAYVDIDAHHGDGVQWAFYDTDQVLTISIHEGGNTLFPGTGFVGEIGEGKGEGYSANIPLPPSADDEIFLWCFNEVVPSLVNAFQPDILITQLGIDAHRTDPLSHIGISLGAFVQAVRRLKDLCGRWVALGGGGYDLRNVARAWTAAWAVMNDRELPASLPQSFLTRHKGIEWNGTAFIDAPAIIEGTAKARAWKEVRETVELLRRSVFLRHGI
- a CDS encoding conserved protein of unknown function (Evidence 4 : Homologs of previously reported genes of unknown function) — encoded protein: MEETEAQLFARLREENPEFQRLAEKHREFDLKISELDRIYYLTSEQERKRKELQKLKLTIKDQMHVIMRQHQRNHTPATSQK
- a CDS encoding Tungsten transporter ATP binding protein, translating into MSGPILRLESVKVAYDGMLVLDTPLLEVQEGETLAIIGPNGAGKSTLLRLLGLLERPTEGRIFFRERPVQPYGNLLVERRRMASVFQEPLLTSGTVEDNVALGLRLRRIDSTEVRRRVQESMATLGIEHLATRRTRTLSGGEAQRVSLARALVLDPEVFLLDEPFAALDPPTREGLLLDLKAILDKRRITTIFVTHDRNEALALGDQVAVMIGGRVVQMEAPERVFGEPVNEEVARFVGIETILRGHVQSVGQGLATVEIPGWTLEVAEPLTPGERVLVCLRPEEITLFPRGATLTTSSARNQLYGKVIRHLPAGSTYRVTIDCGVPIVATVTRQSWEQLGLEDGAEVVAAFKATALHVIHCI